The following DNA comes from Microcoleus sp. bin38.metabat.b11b12b14.051.
ACAACACTAGAGGTACCAGCATACAAAAAACCCGCAGACAAACCGACAAAATCTCCAGCACCGCCCGGAAAGTCGGCTGCAATTTCACAAGCTGATAAAGTTACTAAAAAGTATTGCCTAAAATTCAAATTAAATATTTCTTCCAAATTCAGAGAGTCATTCCTTAAAAATACGCCGGATTTGAGGGGAAAAGCCAAATTAAGCAAACTTAAACAAGCAAAATGAACGCATTTTTTTTGCTGCAATTGCCCTATTTCCCTGGAAAAATTACCGTGATTGGCAGGCGAGATTGCTATAGAAAATGCTTCTTTAAGCGCCTGTTTCTGGCGCAAAACTTCCGCACTAGAAAAATACTGAGAAATGTTGCCGATTTCCAGGTTGCTGTAGAGCGAATCTCTGGTGAAAGTGGGAACGGCTACCAGATGCTGCAAACGAGGTCTGTAGCGACCAATAGCTGCGTTGCGCGCGATTTGTCTCAAGCGCAAAAGAGCGCAACTAGGAGCATAGCGAATTCCTCCAGCAAATCGATCGGTCAAATAAACTGGTGCGCCAACCTCGCCAAAGGTAGAACCTTGAGAAAAATCGGAACCACTGTGCCCATCCCCATCAAAACCGCTATGGGAGCCCCAATTAGGCCTAAAACCTGCACTGGCGCTGTCAAACCCATCTTTTACGCCCAGAGGCAAAGCGTGGAGGGGCAAAGCGTGCAAAAATCGGTGCGGCACAACAATCAGCCGATCGCAATTTTCCGGAATCAGCGCTACCACTCGATCGATTTCCAGCAGCGCAGCCAAGCGTTTGAGCCGAGCCGGGAGATGATTGATCCAGCGACCTTTTTGTTCTGAATAAGCGCTGAGGTACTCCCGGGCCCAAGTTTCAGCAGCCAAAGCACTGTCCGGCGAACAGAGGTGCACGGCGGGATACTGCGCCCCAGCAACCACCACAAAAGCCACCAGCAAATCCCCCAAACTCGCCCACACCACCGCAGCGGAATTGGCATCAGGTAACAATTGGCAAATTTGCTCGAAAGCGATGGGGTCAACTTTGCGAGCTAAGCTGAAGAAAGGATCTTTTGCTTGCACCGATCGAGCAATCAACCCATCAAGCTGCCGCCACAATTGATTTAAGTGCATCAAGTCCGAGTTGGGAAGCAGAGAACCGCTGTTCAAACTTTGGCTGTCGCCCTCAGACATCAAGCTATGACTCGGCTCGGACTCTCGCTGTTCTTGGTGCCGCTGTTCCCCCGCAATTTCCGATTGCAGCGATTCCAATTCCCCCACCACTGCTACGGGAATGTCCCCTTTGGGTGTCAACTGCGATTTTACCAGCAGTTCTACTAAATTCCGATTTTTGTGGCGTTCGGCGTATTCCAGGGCTTTAGCACAATATTCCGGCTGGGTGTTGCCGAGTTCCAGGCAAACTTCGATCAGGCATTTATACAGTTCAGTCCAGGTGCGGGTTAATTTGGCTTTTACGGTACTGGCGCGATCGCCCAAATCGGCCGTATCAACCCCAGCTTCGCTACGCAAAAATTCCACAGTATCCACAGCAGCAGTAAACAAGCCGTAGGCTCGAAAAAAATCGCCCTGAGCTCGGTAAGCTTGACCCAAATAAAATAAAATTTGAGCCCAGCGGTGGGGATAGGTTTCGCGAGTGTAGACTTGGGCGGCACTGTGATAGCAGGAAATGGCGCGATCGAGGTAGGACGAGTTTTCCGTCTCCGTCAGTTCCAAAAAAGCTTGGCCCTGATAAATTTGTAGCATTGCCCAGCGGTTGGGAACTCGCTTTTTGGTGTAGACTTGGCAGGCATTTTGATAGCAAGCGATCGCACTTTTGAGATTGCGGTTTTTTTCACCTTTGACGTGTTCGCTGAAAACCCGTCCGAGGTAGGCGCAGAGCATTGCCCAGCGTTCGGGAGATTTTTGGCGGTTGCAAAAGAGCAAAGCGTTTTGAAAGCAGACGATCGCCATTTCCCTATTGTCCGATTTGTCTCCTTTCACCCGCAGGCTGTAAATCCTGCCCAGGTAGGTTTGGATGGAACTCCAAGCTTCGGGAAATTTGGTACGAGTGTAGACTTGCAAAGCATTTTGAAAGCAGGCGATTGCCATTTCCACATTGTCTTCCGGATCGCCTTTGATGCGATCGATAAACACCCTGCCCAAATTCCTTTGAGTCGTCGCCCATTGCAGCGGCAAAGCTTCCCGAGTCCGCACTTGCAAAGCTCTCTGATAGCAGGTGACAGCGTATTCGAGATTTTCAGCTCGGTTTCCCCGCAGCAACTCGCAATAAGCATTTGCCAAATTATTTTGAGTTGTGGCCCAGCGTCGGGGAAACACCTTGCGGTTGTACACTTGCAAAGCATTTTGAAAGCAAGCGACTGCAAGTTCCAGATTTTGACCTTTATCGCCCCGCAGCCGGCGGCTGTAAGCGCGGCCGAGATTGTTTTGAGTGCTAGCCCACTCTCCCCCGAAACCTTCGCGGGTGCGAACTTGTAGCGCATTTTGATAGCAGGCGATGGCTTGTTCGAGATTGTCTGCCAAATCTCCCCTGAGGCGCTCGCTGTAAGCGTTTCCCAGGTTGTTTTGCAGAGTCGCCCAGTGGGATGGGTAGTGTTCGCGAGTACGCACTTGCAGGGCATTTTCAAAGCAAGCGATCGCCTGTTCGATATTTTGAGCTTTATCGCCTTTAGGGCGATCAGTGTAAGCGTTCCCCAGATTGTTTTGCATGACTGCCCATTCTTGGGGAAAGTCTTTGCGGGTAAACACCTTAGCAACTGTTTCGTAACCGGCGATTTCGATTTCCAAGTTATTGGCTTTGCTACCGAGGGGAAACCGCCCAATTTTGTTGCTCAGATTGCCGATCGAAGCTGCAATGCGTCTGGCCTCGGATTCATTGACAGTAGGAAGTACCAAATTTGCCCAGCGGCGCAGCAGTTGCGCGAAATTTTGGTCGAGTTTGTCTAAATTGCTTTTCAACACGGCGTACACGTGCTGCGAATCAGCACTGGGCGCCACAGCCTGCAATACCTCTGCTAAAAAAGTCAAGTATGCTGCCCCGATTGCGGATAATTTAGCATTGCCCTTTGCCGATTCTAAGGGTGCGATCGCCCTTTGGAAAAACTTGGCCGCTTGGAGCAAACTGTCTCGTGTCATTGCCGGCTGTTGCAAGTAAAGCGTTTGCACTAACCCAAAGTCGATCGACTTTGAGTCCGCCCTCAAAATCGCATCTATTCCTGAGTCCACAGGATTGGACAGCAGCGCTCGGAGCATATTAACATCTGTTTCGCGACGCTGTTCGTCCATCGTGCATTCCGCCGAACTATTAACGATACGATCGCTGCTTCTGTGCAGCAATTAAATCAGTTCCTGGTTGAAATATCAATCCCTAACCCGAGGTACGAGTCGCCGAGGGGGATTAAAAAAAACTAGGTTTTTCCACCATACACATCGCCACAACGTATTTGTCTAAAAAAACAGGTTTCGGTGCCGCTCCTAAACTTGACAAACCCGCCCCGACAGAATTACAGCGGGGCGGGTTTAATTTTTACGCTACGAGATTGTAGACTGAGAAACGCGGTTTTTTAGACAAATCTGGGGTTTAGCAACCATAAATCTCGAAATAAACCCGGTTTAGTCTCAATTGAGTGCGCGTACATGGCGATCGTCCGCGTGCCAGAGCGATCGAGCCAACTAAAATCAACTCAGTAGATTTAGTGTACCGCTTGAGAGCGCAGCGCTTCCTCCACAGCCAGCAAAGCCCGATCGACTTCAGCAGCAGAGACAATCAGAGGCGGAACAAACCTCAACACCTTCGGCCCGGCGGGAACCAACAGCACACCAGCGGCGATCGCAGATTTGACAATATCAGCCGATGTCAGTGCGATATCAGCCTGCAATTCCAGCCCGACAATCAAACCCCAGCCACGCACATCAGCAATCAAATGCGGATATGCAGCCGCCAGCTTGTTGAGGCCAGATTTCAACTGTGCCCCGCGCTGCTGCACGTTTTCCAGCAAGTTTTCCCGTTCTAAAGTTTGGCACACGCACAAAGCGACAGCGCAAGCAAAAGGATTGCCACCAAAAGTGCTAGCGTGACTTCCCGGTTCAAATACATCGCAGGAAGACTTGCACAGCATAGCGCCGATCGGGATACCGCCGCCCAACCCCTTCGCAGAGGTAAAGATATCCGGTTCAATCCCCAGGTTTTCGTAACCCCAATATTTCCCGCTGCGTCCCATCCCGACTTGCACTTCATCGAGAATTAGCAAAATCCCTTTTTCGTCGCAAATTTCCCGAATCCGTTGGAAATAGGCGATATCTCCCGGGCGAACTCCCCCTTCACCTTGCAGCGCTTCCAGCATAATTGCAGCTACTTGGCGTTCGTCTTTGTCGAGTTCCTCGATCGCCAGTTCGATCGCACTGATATCGTTGTAGGGTACGTAGTGAAATCCCGGAACCAACGGACTAAAACCCTTCTGATATTTAGGTTGTCCCGTCGCCGTAATCGTCGCCAAAGTCCGCCCGTGGAAACTAGCAACAGCAGTAATGATTGTCGGATTCGAGATATTTAATTTTTCGTGGGCGTACTTGCGCGCCAGTTTAATCGCCGCTTCATTTGCTTCGGCCCCGGAGTTGCAAAAGAAAGCTCTATCCGCGCAAGAATGGTCTACAAGCCACTTCGCCAGCTCGCCCTGTACAGGAATGTAGTAAAGATTAGAAACGTGGTGTAGAGTTTGAATTTGCTGAGTTACCGCTGCAATCATCGCCGGGTGGGCGTGTCCCAGAGTGCAGGTAGCAATACCCGCCACAAAATCGAGATATTCGCGGCCTTGGGTATCCCAAACGCGACAGCCTTGGCCTCGTTCCAGGGCGATCGCAAAACGCCCGTAAGTAGTCATGACATAACTGTCGAAGCTTTCAGAACTAAACAAACTGGCTTCGGCTTCTTGGACGCTTGGTTCTTTAAGTAAGGTTTCTGGACTCACGAACGGCTCCTTAACATATAATATCTAGACCTCGATTGTACGGCAAAAATCCAGCTTCGCGGTGCAGCTTGTTACTTTTGTCAGACAATCATCACAGTAAGCTGTTGCGGCATTGAAGTTGTATATCAAGAAATAATCAAATTCTTGTGGGGCGCGGTTTGAGCCGCGCCCCAAATATGTAATTTACACAAGCAACAACTTAATAGCAATTAATCCCTCACAAATCTACCGATGAGTTATTACATTTCTCCTAACTTTCTCGATAAAGTTGCGGTGCATATCACTAAAAACTTTTTAAATTTACCAGGGGTAAGAGTTCCCCTAATTTTAGGAATTCACGGCCGCAAAGGAGAAGGCAAAACTTTTCAAGCCGAACTCGTTTTTAGGCGCATGGGTTTTGAACCAGTGATGATATCTGGCGGCGAATTAGAAAGCCCCGATGCCGGAGATCCGGCGCGTTTAATTCGCTTGCGCTATC
Coding sequences within:
- a CDS encoding CHAT domain-containing tetratricopeptide repeat protein; its protein translation is MLHRSSDRIVNSSAECTMDEQRRETDVNMLRALLSNPVDSGIDAILRADSKSIDFGLVQTLYLQQPAMTRDSLLQAAKFFQRAIAPLESAKGNAKLSAIGAAYLTFLAEVLQAVAPSADSQHVYAVLKSNLDKLDQNFAQLLRRWANLVLPTVNESEARRIAASIGNLSNKIGRFPLGSKANNLEIEIAGYETVAKVFTRKDFPQEWAVMQNNLGNAYTDRPKGDKAQNIEQAIACFENALQVRTREHYPSHWATLQNNLGNAYSERLRGDLADNLEQAIACYQNALQVRTREGFGGEWASTQNNLGRAYSRRLRGDKGQNLELAVACFQNALQVYNRKVFPRRWATTQNNLANAYCELLRGNRAENLEYAVTCYQRALQVRTREALPLQWATTQRNLGRVFIDRIKGDPEDNVEMAIACFQNALQVYTRTKFPEAWSSIQTYLGRIYSLRVKGDKSDNREMAIVCFQNALLFCNRQKSPERWAMLCAYLGRVFSEHVKGEKNRNLKSAIACYQNACQVYTKKRVPNRWAMLQIYQGQAFLELTETENSSYLDRAISCYHSAAQVYTRETYPHRWAQILFYLGQAYRAQGDFFRAYGLFTAAVDTVEFLRSEAGVDTADLGDRASTVKAKLTRTWTELYKCLIEVCLELGNTQPEYCAKALEYAERHKNRNLVELLVKSQLTPKGDIPVAVVGELESLQSEIAGEQRHQEQRESEPSHSLMSEGDSQSLNSGSLLPNSDLMHLNQLWRQLDGLIARSVQAKDPFFSLARKVDPIAFEQICQLLPDANSAAVVWASLGDLLVAFVVVAGAQYPAVHLCSPDSALAAETWAREYLSAYSEQKGRWINHLPARLKRLAALLEIDRVVALIPENCDRLIVVPHRFLHALPLHALPLGVKDGFDSASAGFRPNWGSHSGFDGDGHSGSDFSQGSTFGEVGAPVYLTDRFAGGIRYAPSCALLRLRQIARNAAIGRYRPRLQHLVAVPTFTRDSLYSNLEIGNISQYFSSAEVLRQKQALKEAFSIAISPANHGNFSREIGQLQQKKCVHFACLSLLNLAFPLKSGVFLRNDSLNLEEIFNLNFRQYFLVTLSACEIAADFPGGAGDFVGLSAGFLYAGTSSVVSSLWKVNDVSTLLLTSKFYENLGQFPRLQVGDVARALGDAQRWLRDLTGEELEVLLADFQPQISQTFDRLSQSSRLIAEASLQQIRNRKRCPFANPYHWAAFTAAGV
- a CDS encoding aspartate aminotransferase family protein, giving the protein MSPETLLKEPSVQEAEASLFSSESFDSYVMTTYGRFAIALERGQGCRVWDTQGREYLDFVAGIATCTLGHAHPAMIAAVTQQIQTLHHVSNLYYIPVQGELAKWLVDHSCADRAFFCNSGAEANEAAIKLARKYAHEKLNISNPTIITAVASFHGRTLATITATGQPKYQKGFSPLVPGFHYVPYNDISAIELAIEELDKDERQVAAIMLEALQGEGGVRPGDIAYFQRIREICDEKGILLILDEVQVGMGRSGKYWGYENLGIEPDIFTSAKGLGGGIPIGAMLCKSSCDVFEPGSHASTFGGNPFACAVALCVCQTLERENLLENVQQRGAQLKSGLNKLAAAYPHLIADVRGWGLIVGLELQADIALTSADIVKSAIAAGVLLVPAGPKVLRFVPPLIVSAAEVDRALLAVEEALRSQAVH